The region GAGTTTAGGAGAAATTGACCCTGGAAATAAGTTAGCAAGAAGGGCATTAATTCGGATTTTGGAAACTACTGAGTCTGAATCTAATCGTTGGATTGTTGCTTATAGTTTAGGGGAAATTTACCCTGGAAATAAGTTAGCGATAGGGACGTTAATTCAGGTCTTAGAAACCACTGAGTCTGAAAATACTCGCTGGACAGTTACCAAGAGTTTAGAGAAAATTGCCGTTGGAAATGAGTTAGCAATAAAGGCGTTAATTCAGGTCTTAGAAACTACTGAGAAGGAATCTACTCGCAGGACGGCTACCGAGAGTTTAGAGAAAATAATCCAAACAGAAGAACAATATACAGATGTGGTTTTTGCCCTCAAACATAACCTAACTAATAAAGTTCTCAACAATAATTTTGATCTCTATATAAAATGCTGCGATGTTCTCTGGAAATGCGCCCAAAATCTACCTTATCCCAAATTTTATCAAGCATGGCATCACAACACCCTGACCCCCAATTCTAATAATAACAGTTGTCATTCTGAGTGAAGCGAAGAATCTCGGAGATCCTTCGCTTCACTGCGTTCCGCTCAGGATGACATTATTAAAGATGGGTTCCGCTCAGGATGACATTATCAAGAATAGTGAAATTACCGATAATACCCCCGTTGGCAATACTCTAAAGGTACGACTTGAGTTTAATTCTTGATTTTGTTAACTTTAAATTGTTGGGAAGAAAGCCCTGAAGGGCTTACTACGGTTTGAAGGGGTTTTTAACTAAATTAACGTTATAATATCGGGGATCGGAGGTGACTTCTTCTGCGATCCAGTGGGGAATATCAATATTTTGATCTTCTGTTTCTAGTTCCACTTCTGCTAAGATTAATCCTTGATTTTCTCCCGAAAATTCATCTACTTCCCAGATTAAATCCCCCATTAAAATTTTATATCGTGTTTTTTCAATTAAGGGGCGATCGCATAATGTTTCTAATAATTCTTGAGCATCCTCAACGGGGATTTTATACTCGAATTCCGCCCGACTACTTCCCGTTGTTAAACCTTTAATGGTTAAATAGCCCTGATTTCCTACCACACGCACCCGAACAGTTCGCCCGTTGTAGTTAGCAATATAGCCTTGACGATAGATTTCTGCAACCCCTAGCGATCGCCATTCATCCCCTTTGACTAAAAATTTGCGTTCAATTTCCGTTCCCATTTGCAGTGATTAAAAAAATCAGTTATACCTTATTTTAGCACAAATTTTTTATCTTGCATATTTTTCTATTGGGGTCAAAAATGGTTATTTTAGTGATGGGGGTTTCCGGTTCTGGGAAATCTACAATTGGTCAACTTCTGGCGGAGTCTTTGCATTGGCAATTTAGCGATGCGGATGCTTTTCATGCTTCTGAAAGTATTGCTAAAATGCAGAAAAATATCCCGTTGTTGGATAGTGATCGAATGCCTTGGTTAATGCAGCTTCAAAAGGCCATTGACAACTGGCTAAAAACTGATCAAAATGTTGTTTTAGCTTGTTCTGCGTTGAAAGATTCCTATCGTCAACTATTGTGGCGAGATCCTCAGCAAATGCGCTTAGTGTATTTAAAAGGGCCAGAAAAATTAATTCAACAACGGCTCCAAAGTCGGTATAATCATTTTATGTCTGCTGATCTTCTGGATACTCAATTAGACAGTTTAGAAGAACCTAAAACCGCCTTATATGTTGATATTTCCGATTCCCCCTTAGAAATTGTAGCTCAAATTCAAACCTATTTGCAGTTACAACCTTAAGTTTACTCTATCCATGACTGAACAATTTAACTCCTCTTTATTTTCTAGTGTTTCTCGTCGTTCTGTTCTCAAATTTTTAGGCGTTGGTGCGGTTAGTGGGGTGTTAGGATATTCTCGATTTCATAAACCTGAACCCGCTATTTTTCAGCCGGATATCATTAATTTACCACAATTTTTAACCCAACCGAAACACGTTGTTATTGTGGGAGGAGGATTAGCCGGATTAGCTTGTGCATATCAACTCAGCCAACGGGGATTTAAAGTCACTTTATTAGAAAAATCTCCTCAATTGGGCGGTAAAATTGCCAGTTGGGATATTCAAGTGGGGGATAAAACCTTTAAGATGGAGCATGGATTTCATGGGTTTTTTCCTCAATATTATAACTTGAATTCTTTGGTTCAAGAGGTTAATATTCAAGATAATTTTGTCTCCTTAGAATCCTATGCGGTTGTTTTTAGAAATAACCAATATCAACCCGAAGTATTCCGTCCCAGTCATTCTGCTTTTCCTTGGAATGTGGTTGATTTGGGGGTATCTTCTCCTAATCGTTTAAACTGGGGAATTAATTTAACCCATCTCAATCATTGGAAAGTATTTCGAGAGATTGGAGGGTTTAAAATTCCTAATAGTTATCAACGCTTAGATGAGATTTCTGTTGCAGATTGGGTGCGTGAAGATTTCCCTCAAGGATTATATGATTTATATTTTCTTCCCTTTGCTAAATCGAGTTTAAATGCACCCGATAAACTCAGTGTGGGGGAACTGATGCAGTTTTTTCATTTCTATTTTTTTGGGAATCCTGAAGGGTTAGCATTTAATGGAACTCGTCAAGATATGGGAACCAGTTTAGTCCAACCTTTAGTTAATGCAATTCAAGAAAAAGGCGGAGAAATTTTAACGGAAGTTACCGTTAGTAATTTTAACTGGAATCAAGGAAAAATTGACTCGATTACTTATTTTCAAGGGAATGGGATTAATACAGTTCCCTTTTGGGTCAAATCCAATCCAATTTTATCATCTAAAGAGTTTGAATATTTTGGCAATGCTGATGATGTCTATGCAGTATCAACCCATCAAAATCAAGCCATTTCTTTACATTGTACTCATCAAGGTTGTACCGTAAAAATGGCAGAGGATGGATATTTTCACTGTCCTTGTCATGGGGCAATTTTTGATCAGAATGGTCAGGTGATTTCTGGCCCTGCTGAACGGGATTTACCCCAGTATAACGTTATCCAAAGACAGGATGATCAAGTGGAATTAGTGGGTATTTATTCTGATCAATTAGACCAAGAAATCACCCAACCCCCCAAAAAATGGGGGGAGGAGGGAAACTTTAAACGAGGGGTAAGTGATTCTGATGATAATACAACAGCAGCAAATTCATCTGTTATCCCTGCTACAAATTCTCCTCAAATAATGCAGGCGGATTATTATGTATTGGCGACGGATATTCCAGGGACGCAACGCTTATTTACAATCATGACTGGGGAGATTAATTCGCAGGTTAAGCAACAAATTGAACAATTAAAAGTTGCTGACCCCTTTGCGGTTTGTCGGTTTTGGTTTGACCGAGATTTCCCTTGGGAATATAGCCATTTTACCTCCTTATCGGGTTACGATTTAACCGATAGTATTACCCTTTATCATCGTATCCAAGAGGAATATATTAAATGGCATGAACAAACGGGAGGGAGTGTTGTAGAATTACACGCTTATTGTTATAAAGAAACTGAATTTCCGACTCAAGAAGTGTTGTTAACAACCTTTGAACAGGAACTTTATGAAATTGTCCCCGAATTAAAAACGGCTACCCTATTACATCGAGAATTAGTTAATCAGAAAAATTTTGCCGGATATCCCCCCGGAAGTTATGCTAATCGTCCGGTGACAAATTCTGGGGTTTCTAATTTAATATTTGCCGGAGATTGGGTAAAAATGCCCTTTCCCTGTGGTTTAATGGAAAGGGCTGTGAGTAGTGGATTATTAGCTGCTAATGAAATTTTACAGCAGGAAGGTTTGCAAAGGCGATCGCTTTTTTCTGTTACTCCCGAAGGCTTTCTCAAGCTCTAAAAACTGCCATCATTGATAGTTATTTTGCCTTTCTTCGTGCCTTTGTGGTTTCTTCAGAAATCCCCAGTACCTCACCCGACTAAAAACCTCTATCGTTAAGAAGATGAATCAATCCAATATTAATCCTATTCGACAGTTAGGAATTAACCTCAATCATTGGTATGTTGTTGCCACCAGTAAAGAGGTAAAAAATCAACCCCTAGGAGTGCAATTATGGAATCAAAATATTGTTTTATTTCGAGATAGTTTAGGAACAGTTCACGCCCTAGAAAATCGCTGTCCCCATCGACACGTTAAATTGAGTCATGGTAAAATTATTGAAAATAATTTAGAATGTACTTATCACGGCTGGCAATTTAATTGTCAGGGAGAATGTGTCACGGTTCCCTATTTAGAAAAGGATCAAAAACTACCGAAAAATTGTAAAATCAAAGCCTATCCAGTTCAAGAAAAACAGGGTTTTATTTGGGTTTTTCCAGGGGATAATCCTGATTTAATTCAACCCTTAGCAATTCCAGAATGGGATGATTTGAATTATATTGCCACGGTTTCAGTGATTCATTGTCAAGGGCATTTTTCCTTTTTAATCGAAAATTTAATGGATATGTATCATGGACATTTACACCAAGATTGGCAAGCGTGGACAGATGCTATGTTAGACAAAATAGAAGCAGATGAAAACCGAGTTGATGCCTATTATTTAGCTCAGAGTTATTATAAAATTGATAAAATTTGGTCAATTTCCCAGCTATTTTTTCCGGCTTTAAGAAAACTTCATCCTGAACCTTTAACGGTGAGTTATATTTATCCTCACTGGGTTTCAACATTAGGAGAATATTTTAAAATCTACTGTTTATTTTGCCCAATTAGTTTAACAGAAACCCGTGCTTATTTAATCCATTTTACCTCTTTAAATGCCTTTTGGCGACTGCATAAACTCCCAATAAAATTTAGGAAATTTGTGAAAGATTTATGTTTTGGTTCAGCACAACAACTCTTAGATGGGTTAGTTAAACAGGATGTTTTAATGATTAAACAAGAACAACAGGCGTATTTACAACATCCCCAATGTCAAGGGTATGAATTTAATCGTACTATTAGAAGTGTTCAACGGTTAATTCAACGTCAAGCTGAACCTTCAACCTAAGCTTTTTGTTTCAAAATTAATAAGGTAATATCATCAAACTG is a window of Planktothrix serta PCC 8927 DNA encoding:
- a CDS encoding CYTH domain-containing protein → MGTEIERKFLVKGDEWRSLGVAEIYRQGYIANYNGRTVRVRVVGNQGYLTIKGLTTGSSRAEFEYKIPVEDAQELLETLCDRPLIEKTRYKILMGDLIWEVDEFSGENQGLILAEVELETEDQNIDIPHWIAEEVTSDPRYYNVNLVKNPFKP
- a CDS encoding gluconokinase, whose translation is MVILVMGVSGSGKSTIGQLLAESLHWQFSDADAFHASESIAKMQKNIPLLDSDRMPWLMQLQKAIDNWLKTDQNVVLACSALKDSYRQLLWRDPQQMRLVYLKGPEKLIQQRLQSRYNHFMSADLLDTQLDSLEEPKTALYVDISDSPLEIVAQIQTYLQLQP
- a CDS encoding aromatic ring-hydroxylating dioxygenase subunit alpha, with product MNQSNINPIRQLGINLNHWYVVATSKEVKNQPLGVQLWNQNIVLFRDSLGTVHALENRCPHRHVKLSHGKIIENNLECTYHGWQFNCQGECVTVPYLEKDQKLPKNCKIKAYPVQEKQGFIWVFPGDNPDLIQPLAIPEWDDLNYIATVSVIHCQGHFSFLIENLMDMYHGHLHQDWQAWTDAMLDKIEADENRVDAYYLAQSYYKIDKIWSISQLFFPALRKLHPEPLTVSYIYPHWVSTLGEYFKIYCLFCPISLTETRAYLIHFTSLNAFWRLHKLPIKFRKFVKDLCFGSAQQLLDGLVKQDVLMIKQEQQAYLQHPQCQGYEFNRTIRSVQRLIQRQAEPST
- a CDS encoding FAD-dependent oxidoreductase, whose amino-acid sequence is MTEQFNSSLFSSVSRRSVLKFLGVGAVSGVLGYSRFHKPEPAIFQPDIINLPQFLTQPKHVVIVGGGLAGLACAYQLSQRGFKVTLLEKSPQLGGKIASWDIQVGDKTFKMEHGFHGFFPQYYNLNSLVQEVNIQDNFVSLESYAVVFRNNQYQPEVFRPSHSAFPWNVVDLGVSSPNRLNWGINLTHLNHWKVFREIGGFKIPNSYQRLDEISVADWVREDFPQGLYDLYFLPFAKSSLNAPDKLSVGELMQFFHFYFFGNPEGLAFNGTRQDMGTSLVQPLVNAIQEKGGEILTEVTVSNFNWNQGKIDSITYFQGNGINTVPFWVKSNPILSSKEFEYFGNADDVYAVSTHQNQAISLHCTHQGCTVKMAEDGYFHCPCHGAIFDQNGQVISGPAERDLPQYNVIQRQDDQVELVGIYSDQLDQEITQPPKKWGEEGNFKRGVSDSDDNTTAANSSVIPATNSPQIMQADYYVLATDIPGTQRLFTIMTGEINSQVKQQIEQLKVADPFAVCRFWFDRDFPWEYSHFTSLSGYDLTDSITLYHRIQEEYIKWHEQTGGSVVELHAYCYKETEFPTQEVLLTTFEQELYEIVPELKTATLLHRELVNQKNFAGYPPGSYANRPVTNSGVSNLIFAGDWVKMPFPCGLMERAVSSGLLAANEILQQEGLQRRSLFSVTPEGFLKL